One genomic window of Methanosarcina acetivorans C2A includes the following:
- a CDS encoding TetR/AcrR family transcriptional regulator encodes MLPEYREEAKKRIVEAGLEVMYEKGYCNTTMEDIARRLDVSKPALYRYFKNKDELVIESANYLQTQYRDIKTTRNSDLCPVDSWIETFDQIMSPDIKIHALYFEILGMTVRKPEVQKRSVEGMKRGLDQPALEIAEQQRKGLIPSGADPRTLAVAIVSMFNGMRVLILLGVDWEEVRSRWIEILRNLFGMTGKGEQAECPRDCKWFEDCNTAPEA; translated from the coding sequence ATGCTTCCTGAGTACAGGGAAGAAGCAAAAAAAAGAATTGTTGAAGCAGGGCTGGAGGTAATGTATGAGAAAGGATACTGTAACACTACGATGGAAGATATTGCCCGCCGCCTTGATGTCAGCAAACCCGCACTCTACCGTTATTTTAAAAATAAGGATGAGCTGGTTATAGAAAGTGCAAATTACCTCCAGACGCAGTATCGTGATATAAAAACAACCCGGAACTCGGATTTATGCCCGGTTGATTCGTGGATAGAAACCTTCGATCAAATTATGTCACCTGATATTAAAATACATGCATTATACTTTGAAATTCTCGGGATGACAGTACGCAAACCTGAAGTCCAGAAAAGGTCGGTCGAAGGCATGAAGCGCGGGCTTGATCAGCCAGCCCTTGAAATTGCAGAACAGCAGCGGAAAGGCCTTATTCCGTCCGGGGCAGATCCGCGTACCCTCGCAGTCGCTATTGTGTCGATGTTCAACGGAATGCGGGTTCTTATTCTTCTGGGCGTTGATTGGGAAGAAGTCCGTTCTCGCTGGATCGAGATACTCCGGAATTTATTCGGAATGACGGGAAAGGGAGAACAGGCAGAGTGCCCGAGAGATTGTAAATGGTTTGAGGATTGCAATACTGCACCGGAAGCATAA
- a CDS encoding class I SAM-dependent methyltransferase yields the protein MEKPENTENMENKNFETGEKKKRSSITAENVAFVRALESCKPEGESICYDPYASRFLSQQYLMFMELAARDPSRIPFPGVHNSLSARVRYFDDFVKRSIDEGLEQLVILGAGYDTRAYRIEGLKDKVRVFEIDHPETQSVKMGKIKDIFGSLPDHVEYVSVDFETEDFGQRLLEHGYGRSRKTVFIMEGLIYYLPPKAVDEMLAFIAKNSGTGSAIIFDYVHESSIDRTDGICGVQCTACDQQAIKSAASDMAQQGEPYKFGIKEGMIEAFITKRGFSRVCNVTSEDYKKAYFRGINEKRPVCCLSYFVHAMVE from the coding sequence ATGGAAAAACCGGAAAACACGGAAAACATGGAAAACAAAAATTTTGAAACTGGCGAGAAGAAAAAAAGATCAAGTATTACAGCCGAGAATGTAGCTTTCGTTAGAGCTCTCGAATCTTGCAAACCAGAAGGCGAAAGTATCTGTTATGACCCGTATGCCTCCCGATTTCTTAGCCAGCAATATTTGATGTTTATGGAATTGGCAGCTCGTGACCCTTCCAGAATCCCGTTTCCCGGAGTACACAATTCGCTTTCGGCAAGAGTCAGATATTTTGATGATTTTGTAAAAAGATCTATTGACGAAGGGCTTGAGCAGCTGGTAATCCTGGGTGCAGGGTACGATACCCGGGCATACAGGATCGAAGGACTGAAGGATAAGGTTAGAGTTTTTGAGATAGACCACCCTGAAACTCAAAGCGTGAAAATGGGAAAGATAAAAGATATTTTCGGCTCTCTCCCGGATCATGTCGAATATGTTTCAGTTGATTTCGAGACCGAAGACTTCGGTCAGCGGTTGCTGGAACACGGATACGGAAGGTCACGTAAGACTGTCTTCATCATGGAAGGGCTCATCTACTACCTCCCGCCGAAAGCAGTTGATGAGATGCTGGCCTTTATCGCAAAAAATTCGGGCACCGGGAGCGCTATTATCTTTGATTATGTCCACGAATCCAGTATCGATAGAACGGACGGAATATGCGGCGTGCAGTGTACGGCATGTGATCAGCAGGCAATAAAGAGTGCCGCAAGCGACATGGCACAGCAGGGAGAGCCTTATAAGTTCGGCATTAAGGAAGGAATGATTGAGGCATTCATAACCAAACGCGGATTTTCCCGGGTTTGCAATGTAACCAGTGAGGATTATAAAAAAGCCTACTTCCGGGGAATCAATGAAAAACGGCCAGTATGCTGTTTATCGTATTTTGTCCATGCGATGGTTGAGTAA
- a CDS encoding amidohydrolase: MENTVDAKKDSTIAFTGGRILTMDSEQKYAEAVVIRGDRIAAVGGTYILKSFPDAEIRDLKNRYLLPAFIDSHNHLSSFGCFFPTWANLIGLTEKEAILKAIRRQVRKEPGTGWIVGFGWFDARMGGADLTKKDLDEVSSDRPVLLIQTTFHQSVVNTRALGLLGINQSTPDPRCGIIFRESDGTPTGVLVEYAQAPVFKLVMEADTETLADLIEARAKELLQFGITAIHDPGATPAAEAAYRQLHAEGRLPVSVLMMPHGETLLDNRLRDRLQGQVTGTGDERLRVGPIKLFADGATAETVAFSLKIGGQTINSGCYRDDFEEMLFAATEKGFRVCVHSFGNATTDAVLTAFENAALRAPAGFEMRPRLEHVTLINALQIRRLASMGGCACIQPQFLSRAQNTKQVMLEDGKWYAYGDLVKGGVIVASSSDDPGGFMDARDPIKGSVMGSTMSDGEGNVIFPDQVLPFEQWLWMYTAGGAYAGGQEKERGILKKGMVADLVILEGSLDSKNPTVVAETWAAGKQVYTKE, from the coding sequence ATGGAAAACACTGTTGATGCAAAAAAAGATTCAACTATTGCATTCACGGGTGGCCGGATACTCACTATGGACTCTGAGCAAAAATACGCAGAGGCCGTAGTCATTAGAGGGGACCGCATTGCCGCAGTTGGTGGCACGTATATCCTGAAATCTTTTCCCGATGCAGAAATTCGTGACCTCAAAAACCGTTATTTACTTCCTGCTTTCATTGATTCCCATAACCACCTGTCCTCATTCGGTTGCTTTTTCCCTACCTGGGCGAACCTGATAGGTTTAACGGAAAAAGAAGCCATACTGAAGGCCATTCGGAGGCAGGTCCGAAAAGAACCGGGAACAGGATGGATTGTCGGCTTCGGCTGGTTCGATGCCAGAATGGGTGGAGCCGACCTGACAAAAAAAGATCTGGACGAGGTTAGCTCCGACAGGCCGGTTCTTCTCATCCAGACTACATTCCATCAAAGCGTAGTAAATACCCGGGCACTGGGGCTTCTGGGCATCAATCAATCGACTCCTGATCCACGCTGCGGGATTATTTTTCGGGAAAGTGACGGGACGCCGACAGGAGTGCTTGTAGAGTATGCCCAGGCTCCGGTGTTCAAACTGGTGATGGAAGCTGACACGGAAACACTTGCAGACCTCATCGAGGCACGTGCTAAAGAGCTTCTCCAATTTGGCATCACTGCCATTCACGACCCTGGCGCCACCCCGGCTGCAGAGGCGGCATACAGGCAGCTCCACGCCGAAGGACGGCTTCCTGTCTCGGTGCTGATGATGCCTCATGGAGAGACCCTTCTTGATAATCGGCTGAGAGATCGGCTTCAAGGACAGGTCACCGGGACAGGAGACGAAAGGCTGCGTGTGGGCCCTATCAAATTATTCGCTGACGGAGCAACAGCGGAAACAGTAGCCTTTTCTCTAAAAATCGGAGGGCAGACCATAAACAGTGGATGCTACAGAGATGATTTTGAGGAGATGCTCTTTGCAGCGACAGAAAAGGGATTCCGGGTATGCGTCCACTCATTTGGGAACGCAACAACCGATGCAGTGCTTACGGCATTTGAGAATGCCGCTCTTCGAGCCCCAGCCGGATTTGAAATGAGACCCCGCCTGGAACACGTGACCCTCATAAACGCGTTGCAGATCAGACGCCTTGCTTCCATGGGCGGATGTGCATGCATTCAGCCTCAGTTTCTGTCCCGGGCGCAAAATACAAAGCAGGTTATGTTAGAAGATGGAAAGTGGTACGCCTACGGTGACCTTGTAAAGGGTGGAGTAATTGTAGCTTCCAGCAGTGATGATCCCGGGGGATTTATGGATGCTCGTGACCCGATTAAGGGCTCTGTGATGGGATCAACTATGAGCGACGGAGAAGGCAATGTCATCTTCCCGGATCAGGTGCTTCCTTTTGAGCAGTGGCTCTGGATGTACACTGCCGGTGGTGCTTACGCCGGTGGGCAGGAAAAAGAGCGTGGCATACTGAAAAAAGGTATGGTCGCGGATCTTGTAATCCTCGAGGGCAGCCTTGACTCAAAAAATCCTACTGTTGTCGCTGAAACCTGGGCAGCAGGTAAGCAGGTATATACGAAAGAGTAA
- a CDS encoding NosD domain-containing protein, translated as MFSFSCFKRNSSKTSGESIVGGPYIGGNYWSNPSGTGFSENCTDVDKDGIADSTYEIKNGTFDYLPLTEIPATTTTTTTTKHKSSANYARPVVVPESQALTVHGKGLLQEPRSALASIILFPAYWESVSLHFSTSEMSS; from the coding sequence GTGTTTTCTTTTTCTTGTTTTAAGCGGAACAGCAGCAAAACTTCAGGGGAAAGTATAGTTGGAGGTCCTTATATCGGAGGCAACTACTGGTCAAACCCCAGCGGGACAGGCTTTTCCGAAAACTGTACGGACGTTGACAAAGACGGAATTGCAGACTCCACCTATGAAATCAAAAACGGAACCTTTGACTACCTGCCACTAACGGAGATTCCGGCCACAACAACCACAACGACCACAACCAAACACAAAAGTTCTGCTAACTATGCCCGTCCAGTGGTAGTTCCGGAGTCACAGGCGTTGACAGTGCACGGAAAAGGGTTACTGCAGGAACCCAGATCAGCTTTAGCTTCAATAATCCTGTTTCCGGCATACTGGGAATCAGTTTCACTCCACTTCAGTACTTCGGAAATGTCATCATAA
- a CDS encoding PGF-pre-PGF domain-containing protein, which yields MSFSFNNPVSGILGISFTPLQYFGNVIIRIETHDNGSSEAGLDGEIYQQMNILVGNERFESESNINGASLNFRVSKSWIEENDVDVSTITINRYHDDE from the coding sequence ATCAGCTTTAGCTTCAATAATCCTGTTTCCGGCATACTGGGAATCAGTTTCACTCCACTTCAGTACTTCGGAAATGTCATCATAAGGATTGAAACTCATGATAATGGAAGTTCCGAAGCTGGTCTTGACGGAGAAATCTACCAGCAGATGAATATTCTTGTAGGAAACGAAAGGTTTGAAAGTGAAAGCAACATCAACGGAGCATCCCTTAACTTCAGGGTATCAAAGAGCTGGATCGAAGAAAACGATGTCGACGTATCCACAATAACGATAAACAGGTACCATGACGATGAATGA
- a CDS encoding PGF-CTERM sorting domain-containing protein: protein MICGYGDKLSTEIITPSEEKENRTVTGDEQTTDGDEKAPGFESAFAVLGVLASVFFANKRIMK from the coding sequence TTGATATGCGGTTACGGGGATAAACTCAGCACTGAAATAATCACTCCTTCCGAAGAGAAAGAAAACAGGACAGTCACCGGAGATGAGCAAACAACTGACGGTGATGAGAAAGCACCAGGATTTGAAAGTGCCTTTGCGGTTCTTGGGGTCCTTGCTTCGGTATTTTTTGCAAACAAGAGAATCATGAAATAA
- a CDS encoding DUF1670 domain-containing protein, translating to MEKMKVPSMIETKVTSSLKGSVLDLIQNDYQFIAGDKIQEMFANDLVEVVRKSYREPWKLEVGQILWYGAKASEKPNYGKNSKKTPLTPIVLTLISKDDLEMKKEGYSDREIMETKVVRIFKEAYEQEALLTHSDMAYLLNVSTGTVSKQAKEYMQRTGEILPTRGIIHDIGRAVTHKRIILNLYIKGYQTPDIARMTNHTQEACDRYIKAYKKVEKLSKTMKSEEIAQILGMGKSLVEEYIRILNEEE from the coding sequence ATGGAGAAGATGAAAGTACCTTCAATGATTGAAACAAAGGTAACAAGCTCCCTGAAAGGTTCAGTTCTGGATCTGATACAAAATGATTACCAGTTTATTGCAGGTGACAAAATTCAGGAAATGTTTGCCAATGATCTCGTGGAAGTGGTGAGGAAATCTTATAGAGAGCCATGGAAACTAGAAGTTGGACAGATTTTGTGGTATGGAGCAAAGGCTTCAGAGAAGCCGAATTATGGTAAAAACAGTAAGAAAACACCATTAACACCAATTGTTTTGACCTTGATTTCCAAAGATGACCTGGAGATGAAGAAGGAAGGGTATTCAGATAGAGAAATAATGGAAACAAAAGTGGTTAGGATATTTAAAGAGGCATATGAACAGGAAGCACTGCTAACACATTCTGATATGGCATATCTGCTAAATGTTTCCACGGGTACGGTAAGCAAACAGGCAAAGGAGTATATGCAAAGAACAGGCGAGATATTGCCAACAAGAGGAATCATACATGATATTGGTAGAGCAGTCACTCACAAGAGGATTATACTAAACTTGTACATAAAAGGATATCAAACACCGGATATTGCAAGAATGACAAATCACACGCAGGAAGCGTGTGATAGGTACATTAAAGCATACAAGAAGGTAGAAAAGCTTAGCAAAACGATGAAAAGTGAGGAAATTGCACAAATTCTGGGAATGGGAAAATCCCTAGTAGAAGAATACATAAGAATTTTAAATGAGGAGGAATGA
- a CDS encoding DUF1670 domain-containing protein — translation MVLKIPKEYLSTFNRQLQTQLYNELMQDYSFPRAVCRSLSELFISYIDLYFSSQRKEGQIIFHGVSKDVPPGVPVNEMNLVSVIITIYDPEDCKVKNQRELLDKRIMRISNEAHTQGALLTQADIAILLGESTKTISRHIEALEENGELVPTRGKWKDIGPGVSHKKRILELYLKGYEYTEIERKTQHSGEAIMRYVKDFARILVLTEEGFEDEELRIITGLSEKTIQEYKELIETYSTEEYQERLDQLHSIFGKKEISRMNTETGPKNSSGRWRR, via the coding sequence ATGGTCTTGAAAATCCCAAAAGAATATCTCTCAACTTTTAATCGCCAATTACAGACTCAACTTTACAATGAACTGATGCAGGATTATTCCTTTCCTCGTGCTGTTTGCAGATCTCTGTCTGAGCTCTTCATTTCTTACATTGACCTATATTTCAGCAGTCAGCGCAAAGAAGGCCAGATTATCTTCCATGGAGTTTCCAAAGACGTTCCTCCTGGCGTACCAGTTAATGAGATGAATCTGGTTTCTGTCATTATCACTATCTACGACCCTGAAGACTGCAAAGTTAAGAACCAGCGAGAGCTGCTGGATAAACGGATCATGCGCATAAGTAATGAAGCACACACTCAGGGCGCTTTGCTCACCCAGGCTGACATCGCAATTCTTCTGGGAGAGAGTACAAAGACAATTTCACGACATATAGAAGCGCTGGAAGAGAATGGAGAACTGGTTCCAACCAGAGGAAAATGGAAGGATATAGGTCCCGGAGTAAGCCACAAAAAACGGATTCTGGAGCTATATCTTAAAGGGTACGAATATACTGAGATCGAGAGAAAGACCCAACATAGTGGCGAAGCCATAATGCGTTATGTAAAGGATTTTGCAAGAATACTGGTGCTGACTGAAGAGGGATTCGAAGATGAAGAACTCAGGATCATAACAGGGCTTTCTGAAAAAACAATTCAGGAATACAAAGAGCTGATTGAGACTTATTCTACCGAGGAATATCAGGAACGTTTAGACCAGCTTCATAGCATTTTTGGAAAAAAAGAGATCAGCAGAATGAACACGGAAACAGGTCCAAAAAACAGTTCGGGGAGATGGAGAAGATGA